The sequence GCCGTGCCGCGCAGCCAATGTCCGGCCAGCACTCCCATCAGTACGGTGGAGATCGAGGGCAGGGTGCTGAGAATCCCCTCATTGTCGAAGATGCCGTTACAGAACTGTCCGGGCAGGAACAGGTTGTCCAACCAGGCGGCGAGGTTTCCCTCCGGAGTCAGCACGCCCGCGCCGTGGCCTGGCACCGGAACAAGAGTCATCAGCACCCAGTAGACCAGAAGGATCGCGGCGGCCCAGATCACCTGGCCGCGCACGCGGGTGTTCATCAGGATCAGCGCGGCGAACAGGTAGCCCAGGGAGATACGCTGCAGCACGCCGGCCCAGCGCATCTGCGCCATGTTGAAATCCAGCAGGCCGTTGTAGACAAATCCAAGAATCATCAGGGTGAGAAAGCGGCGGACTATGTGCTTGTACAGCCCGGCGCGGTCCTCGCCGCGCTCCAGGCGGCGGCTGATCGCAAAGGGCAGGCTCACCCCCACGATGAACATGAACATGGGGAAGATCAGGTCCCAGTAGGTGAACCCGTTCCAGACCGAGTGCTCGGTCTGGCGGAGGAGGGTTTCGGCCAGCGGGCCGTGGAACAGGCTGAGCAGGGCCACCACAATCCCGCCGCCGCCGGTGATCCAGAACATGTCGAACCCTCTGAGCGCATCGATCGAGACCACCCGTCCCGAGCCCGCCGCAACCGCTTTCTCGCTCATGCCGATCCTCCCTCTGCACGATTGTTGAAAGAACTCCCGCCCAAGGCCAGCCTGCGGCCGAAACGGAAAGAATAATCTGTCCGGCCGCGCGCGGCAAGGTAAAACATGGGTTGCGGAAAAGAACCACCTTACACTCAAAATAGGACGGAGCTGTCCTGTCCGGGTCGGGCCGCCAGGGACATACAAGCCCACCAATTTCTGCGGAACCATGCGGGTGGACTGCACCCTGAACAAGACCGAAAAGCGGACTTTCTTCATCGATGTCCGGTTCGGCGGCTTGGTAAAGCTGACTGACCACGCGGCCCTGGAACCCTACCAGGGCTCGGGGGAAGAGCCGTATCATCCTTCTGACAAGAGCCATTACGGCAAACCGGAGCTTAATGCGAAACTTCTCCAACTGGCGGAGGAGTTCCAGAAAATCTATCCCGACCATAAAATATGGGTTAACGACATGAGCCTTCCGACCGGAGGGATGTTCAAGACTTTTAACAAGTTGGATGGAGATCATAAGACTCACATGTGGGGAGAGGATGTAGATATAAGCTGAAAACATCTGAGAGAAAATTTTCAAATAAAGAATGAGTTGCAAGAGCCTGCACTACGAGAGGAAAGGCTCACGATCGAGAGGTTGATTATCCGTGTATTTGGAGATGGAAATGTAGATTTTCACGGTCTTGATGGAAAAAAACACTGGCATTGCAGTCTTGTACACCAGAACAAGCATAGACGATATAGTGTTGAGGGATTTATTGATTGATAAATATCAGTCGTTTCCAAGTACTGCGGGAACAAGCCATATGCCTTTAAAGTAATAAAAAACGTATCCGGCGTCATCAGAATCCCAATCGGTTATGCCTTGGTGGATTGGACTAAGTCCGATGCTGTTTTTGTTTTGATTGAATTGGGGAATTAGTTCTCTGATTTCATTCTCGGATGTTATTTCAATGGATCTGTCAAAGGTTGCTTCTTTGTTTGTGGACGGAAAATAAGCAGAACTCTCTGCGGGTTTAATATTGATTAAGGATGTATCTGAACTGGAGCCGTTCCAGAAGATTGTGATATAAATAAGGCCGTCCTTATAGCATAATACTGCCCAGTCTTTTTGTCCTTTTTGTTTTAGTTCTCCACATATATAGTTTCTTGCACAACCTCCTTCTGAATCCTGCGGAATAAGGATTTTCCATCGATCAAGAACAGAAGCTATTTGGGGAGGCAAGTGCCTGAAAAATTTCGGAGGAAGCAGCAAGCTATCCATCCTCGGGACGAATAGCTCCAACGTCTTATTATGTCCGGGGCCAAAAACCTTGTCAATCGTCGATACTAGTTTTTTCAAAGACGTTTCATCATAACCCAATTTGGAGCAATCAATTTGCCATATGTAATTACGTGTGTTTCTTATAAAATG comes from bacterium and encodes:
- a CDS encoding penicillin-insensitive murein endopeptidase, translating into MDCTLNKTEKRTFFIDVRFGGLVKLTDHAALEPYQGSGEEPYHPSDKSHYGKPELNAKLLQLAEEFQKIYPDHKIWVNDMSLPTGGMFKTFNKLDGDHKTHMWGEDVDIS
- a CDS encoding DUF5009 domain-containing protein, giving the protein MSEKAVAAGSGRVVSIDALRGFDMFWITGGGGIVVALLSLFHGPLAETLLRQTEHSVWNGFTYWDLIFPMFMFIVGVSLPFAISRRLERGEDRAGLYKHIVRRFLTLMILGFVYNGLLDFNMAQMRWAGVLQRISLGYLFAALILMNTRVRGQVIWAAAILLVYWVLMTLVPVPGHGAGVLTPEGNLAAWLDNLFLPGQFCNGIFDNEGILSTLPSISTVLMGVLAGHWLRGTATPGVKAVRLALAGVASLVLALIWNPFFPINKLIWTSSYVLFAGGWSLLLLALFYWVIDVKGWKRWAFPFVVIGLNPITIYVAGALFDFGSIVNIFVHGFIDSLGAIKPLFWALCVFGVKWLFLYFLYTRKIFLKA